In a single window of the Xylanimonas protaetiae genome:
- a CDS encoding RDD family protein yields the protein MTLPGTVEPPPPLALAGLPAGGGGTSYASWRRRVAGDLLDGAILTGVGWLALGDAASHTALPLGMPSAFDADASWHRSGWVAAALLAVLALQAWTGWTPGKLVVGIAVVSDRDGRPIGLLRTLLRWAVHVLDTILFVGYLRPLWHRERRTFADSVMRTVVVRRRPAGLGRGGRLLTGGALVLCLLGAGLTVPWTTPGSPDARAEATCFPSPAAPDDVVGAVEPVRLTGLEARIEERRLWSRRVVDVYRSYSATWTWTTASAGGDLAIELTATGPDGQSRTQRSGVSGHSTEVDQVGVTTTATGELSATTDLGTTWPTDLGPVVDLTTSLLVDRQVVATCTVEGFALTSRRA from the coding sequence ATGACCCTGCCCGGGACGGTCGAGCCCCCACCTCCGCTCGCGCTCGCCGGGCTCCCCGCCGGCGGCGGCGGGACCTCGTACGCGAGCTGGCGACGGCGTGTCGCCGGCGACCTGCTCGACGGCGCGATCCTCACGGGCGTCGGCTGGCTCGCGCTCGGCGACGCCGCGTCGCACACGGCGCTCCCGCTGGGCATGCCCTCGGCGTTCGACGCCGACGCCTCGTGGCACCGGTCGGGCTGGGTGGCCGCCGCGCTGCTGGCCGTGCTGGCGCTCCAGGCGTGGACCGGCTGGACCCCCGGCAAGCTCGTGGTGGGCATCGCCGTCGTGAGCGACCGGGACGGACGCCCGATCGGGCTCCTGCGCACCCTGCTGCGCTGGGCCGTGCACGTGCTCGACACGATCCTCTTCGTCGGGTACCTGCGGCCGCTGTGGCACCGCGAGCGCCGCACCTTCGCGGACTCGGTCATGCGCACCGTCGTCGTGCGGCGGCGGCCCGCCGGCCTGGGCCGTGGCGGCAGGCTCCTGACGGGCGGGGCCCTGGTGCTGTGCCTCCTCGGCGCAGGTCTCACGGTGCCCTGGACCACCCCGGGCTCGCCCGACGCGCGGGCCGAGGCGACGTGCTTCCCCTCGCCGGCCGCGCCCGACGACGTGGTCGGCGCCGTCGAGCCCGTGCGCCTCACGGGGCTGGAGGCGCGGATCGAGGAGCGGCGCCTGTGGTCCCGCCGCGTCGTCGACGTCTACCGCTCGTACTCCGCGACGTGGACGTGGACCACGGCGTCGGCGGGCGGCGACCTCGCGATCGAGCTGACCGCGACCGGCCCCGACGGCCAGAGCAGGACGCAGCGGTCCGGGGTCAGCGGGCACTCGACCGAGGTGGACCAGGTCGGGGTCACGACCACGGCCACCGGCGAGCTGTCCGCGACGACGGACCTCGGCACGACCTGGCCCACCGACCTCGGCCCCGTCGTGGACCTGACGACGTCGCTCCTCGTGGACCGGCAGGTCGTCGCGACCTGCACGGTCGAGGGCTTCG